In Maylandia zebra isolate NMK-2024a unplaced genomic scaffold, Mzebra_GT3a scaffold11, whole genome shotgun sequence, a single window of DNA contains:
- the LOC143416031 gene encoding G2/M phase-specific E3 ubiquitin-protein ligase-like isoform X2, with the protein MSSQVTTRLRSHVKGDNPGTSSDEEDDTGTNCIRRSVGKRQRAKQGSDGNSICDEGYMARSDDKPSTSSHSRDFNARSEDIPAMSVNDEDYSSYLTLVASLSGDSSDDEDLNQAIIASLENQIAEKVPVQEILLELSSKISTKQQCKFNINRSAVWEGALRGFQRLSYDPNLMICVKFSDDMGKNEEGVDLGGPRREFLRLLMDTIARSAMFEGKENCKNLALDSTALRGDWYYISGRAIAVSLVHGGPPPNFLSPTVFSLLVGNSANPALEDIADLELFEKVRKISQSTTLEDLEKSKEPLLDYLANAGCLRPMRSLRDRDLLVHDIVMFQVIHRVQGPFQRFCEGLKTLGVLEKMRRHPDSFRPLFCYEPHMLTADQVDDLFNIHLSPEGSNRRAAEETVVTFWRDYLQDAEEEEGPSKLQKILAFATGATAVPPIGFSPTPSIEFIHRGDDDFSSTPIFPLANTCVNCIRLPLHVSYQLFKEKFDFALGNTYGFGRV; encoded by the exons ATGAGCAGCCAAGTCACTACAAGGTTAAGAAGTCATGTTAAAGGTGATAACCCTGGCACTAGCAGTGATGAAGAAGATGATACTGGGACCAACTGTATTCGAAGGAGTGTTGGTAAAAGGCAACGAGCAAAGCAAGGAAGTGATGGGAACAGCATTTGTGATGAAGGCTACATGGCAAGAAGTGATGACAAACCTAGCACAAGCAGTCACAGCagagatttcaatgcaagaagTGAAGACATCCCTGCCATGAGCGTTAATGATGAAGATTATTCTTCATATTTAACTCTCGTGGCATCGCTTTCTGGCGATTCTTCAGATGATGAGGATTTAAATCAAGCTATAATTGCGAGCTTGGAGAATCAGAT tgcaGAAAAAGTCCCTGTTCAAGAGATACTGCTGGAACTATCAAGCAAAATTAGCACAAAACAGCAGTGCAAATTTAATATAAATCGCTCTGCTGTGTGGGAGGGAGCCTTGCGTGGTTTTCAAAGGCTATCTTATGATCCCAACTTGATGATCTGTGTGAAATTCTCAGATGATATGGGGAAAAATGAGGAAGGGGTTGATTTAGGTGGGCCAAGGAGGGAATTCTTGAGACTATTGATGGACACCATTGCCAGGTCAGCCATGTTTGAGGGGAAAGAAAACTGCAAGAACTTGGCTCTTGACAGTACTG CTCTCAGAGGGGACTGGTACTACATCTCTGGGAGAGCCATTGCAGTGAGCTTGGTACATGGTGGTCCACCACCTAACTTTCTGTCACCAACAGTATTTTCCCTTCTGGTTGGAAATTCAGCAAATCCAGCCCTGGAAGACATAGCTGACCTGGAACTCTTTGAAAAAGTCCGAAAG ATATCTCAAAGTACAACCCTTGAGGACCTTGAAAAGTCAAAAGAACCTCTGCTTGATTACTTGGCCAATGCAGGATGCCTGAGGCCTATGCGTTCACTAAGAGACAGGGATCTGCTGGTACATGATATTGTCATGTTTCAGGTCATCCACAGGGTTCAAGGTCCATTTCAAAG ATTTTGTGAAGGTCTGAAAACTCTTGGGGTTCTCGAGAAAATGAGGAGGCATCCAGACAGTTTTCGCCCGCTGTTCTGCTATGAGCCACATATGCTGACTGCTGACCAGGTGGATGATCTTTTCAACATTCATCTATCTCCAGAAGGAAGCAACAGAAGAGCTGCTGAGGAGACAGTTGTTACCTTCTGGAGAGACTATCTCCAAGATGCAGAAG AAGAAGAAGGACCTTCCAAATTACAGAAGATATTGGCCTTTGCAACTGGAGCAACTGCGGTGCCACCTATTGGCTTTTCCCCAACACCCTCGATTGAGTTCATTCATAGAGGAGACGATGACTTCTCTTCTACACCAATTTTCCCTCTTGCCAACACGTGTGTTAACTGCATTAGGCTGCCACTGCATGTTTCATACCAGCTGTTCAAGGAGAAGTTTGATTTTGCATTAGGTAACACTTACGGCTTTGGCAGGGTATGA
- the LOC143416031 gene encoding G2/M phase-specific E3 ubiquitin-protein ligase-like isoform X1, with protein MLILKVFKTKALYVRPSRTLLSESDEDKDPSHISSKSALSSCATDKDSDNDCFEVDSSKIQQDMSSQVTTRLRSHVKGDNPGTSSDEEDDTGTNCIRRSVGKRQRAKQGSDGNSICDEGYMARSDDKPSTSSHSRDFNARSEDIPAMSVNDEDYSSYLTLVASLSGDSSDDEDLNQAIIASLENQIAEKVPVQEILLELSSKISTKQQCKFNINRSAVWEGALRGFQRLSYDPNLMICVKFSDDMGKNEEGVDLGGPRREFLRLLMDTIARSAMFEGKENCKNLALDSTALRGDWYYISGRAIAVSLVHGGPPPNFLSPTVFSLLVGNSANPALEDIADLELFEKVRKISQSTTLEDLEKSKEPLLDYLANAGCLRPMRSLRDRDLLVHDIVMFQVIHRVQGPFQRFCEGLKTLGVLEKMRRHPDSFRPLFCYEPHMLTADQVDDLFNIHLSPEGSNRRAAEETVVTFWRDYLQDAEEEEGPSKLQKILAFATGATAVPPIGFSPTPSIEFIHRGDDDFSSTPIFPLANTCVNCIRLPLHVSYQLFKEKFDFALGNTYGFGRV; from the exons ATGCTGATCCTAAAGGTTTTTAAAACCAAAGCCCTCTATGTAAGGCCATCAAGGACACTTTTA AGTGAATCAGATGAAGACAAAGATCCTTCCCACATCAGCTCCAAATCAGCATTAAGCAGTTGTGCAACTGATAAGGACAGTGACAATGATTGTTTTGAAGTTGATAGTTCAAAAATCCAACAAGACATGAGCAGCCAAGTCACTACAAGGTTAAGAAGTCATGTTAAAGGTGATAACCCTGGCACTAGCAGTGATGAAGAAGATGATACTGGGACCAACTGTATTCGAAGGAGTGTTGGTAAAAGGCAACGAGCAAAGCAAGGAAGTGATGGGAACAGCATTTGTGATGAAGGCTACATGGCAAGAAGTGATGACAAACCTAGCACAAGCAGTCACAGCagagatttcaatgcaagaagTGAAGACATCCCTGCCATGAGCGTTAATGATGAAGATTATTCTTCATATTTAACTCTCGTGGCATCGCTTTCTGGCGATTCTTCAGATGATGAGGATTTAAATCAAGCTATAATTGCGAGCTTGGAGAATCAGAT tgcaGAAAAAGTCCCTGTTCAAGAGATACTGCTGGAACTATCAAGCAAAATTAGCACAAAACAGCAGTGCAAATTTAATATAAATCGCTCTGCTGTGTGGGAGGGAGCCTTGCGTGGTTTTCAAAGGCTATCTTATGATCCCAACTTGATGATCTGTGTGAAATTCTCAGATGATATGGGGAAAAATGAGGAAGGGGTTGATTTAGGTGGGCCAAGGAGGGAATTCTTGAGACTATTGATGGACACCATTGCCAGGTCAGCCATGTTTGAGGGGAAAGAAAACTGCAAGAACTTGGCTCTTGACAGTACTG CTCTCAGAGGGGACTGGTACTACATCTCTGGGAGAGCCATTGCAGTGAGCTTGGTACATGGTGGTCCACCACCTAACTTTCTGTCACCAACAGTATTTTCCCTTCTGGTTGGAAATTCAGCAAATCCAGCCCTGGAAGACATAGCTGACCTGGAACTCTTTGAAAAAGTCCGAAAG ATATCTCAAAGTACAACCCTTGAGGACCTTGAAAAGTCAAAAGAACCTCTGCTTGATTACTTGGCCAATGCAGGATGCCTGAGGCCTATGCGTTCACTAAGAGACAGGGATCTGCTGGTACATGATATTGTCATGTTTCAGGTCATCCACAGGGTTCAAGGTCCATTTCAAAG ATTTTGTGAAGGTCTGAAAACTCTTGGGGTTCTCGAGAAAATGAGGAGGCATCCAGACAGTTTTCGCCCGCTGTTCTGCTATGAGCCACATATGCTGACTGCTGACCAGGTGGATGATCTTTTCAACATTCATCTATCTCCAGAAGGAAGCAACAGAAGAGCTGCTGAGGAGACAGTTGTTACCTTCTGGAGAGACTATCTCCAAGATGCAGAAG AAGAAGAAGGACCTTCCAAATTACAGAAGATATTGGCCTTTGCAACTGGAGCAACTGCGGTGCCACCTATTGGCTTTTCCCCAACACCCTCGATTGAGTTCATTCATAGAGGAGACGATGACTTCTCTTCTACACCAATTTTCCCTCTTGCCAACACGTGTGTTAACTGCATTAGGCTGCCACTGCATGTTTCATACCAGCTGTTCAAGGAGAAGTTTGATTTTGCATTAGGTAACACTTACGGCTTTGGCAGGGTATGA